One window of Corynebacterium sp. P3-F1 genomic DNA carries:
- a CDS encoding ABC transporter ATP-binding protein, translated as MTSSTPQPNTAQHNTALPNTAQPSDTSGVVASSITVGYGERTIIRDLSATFPAGKITTIVGPNGCGKSTLLRAMSGLLDLNTGTVRVNNQDITAMKRKEVARLLGVLPQSPVAPEGLLVSDLVARGRHPHQAWFRQWSSTDEGAVLEALEQTDSKDLANRTLDELSGGQRQRVWISMVLTQNTDILFLDEPTTYLDLATSVDILELVEDLCQRLGRTVVMVLHDLNLAVRYSDYLVVMNEGQVMASGSPSEIITAELLQRAFDLRARVIEDPETGDPLIIPLKKSKNNTVD; from the coding sequence ATGACCTCTTCCACACCCCAGCCAAATACAGCACAGCACAACACGGCACTACCAAATACAGCACAGCCAAGCGACACCAGCGGCGTAGTTGCGTCCTCGATCACGGTGGGCTACGGCGAGCGCACCATCATCCGCGACCTTAGCGCCACGTTCCCGGCGGGCAAGATTACTACCATCGTGGGGCCCAACGGCTGCGGTAAGTCCACATTGCTGCGTGCCATGTCCGGCCTACTTGACCTCAATACGGGAACCGTTCGTGTGAATAACCAGGACATCACGGCCATGAAACGCAAGGAGGTCGCCCGACTATTGGGCGTACTTCCCCAATCGCCCGTGGCCCCAGAGGGCCTGCTGGTCTCCGATCTGGTGGCTCGCGGGCGGCACCCACACCAGGCGTGGTTCCGGCAATGGTCTTCCACGGACGAAGGGGCGGTACTCGAGGCCCTGGAGCAAACAGATTCCAAGGATCTTGCTAACCGCACGCTGGATGAACTCTCTGGCGGCCAGCGCCAGCGCGTGTGGATTTCCATGGTGTTGACGCAGAACACCGACATCCTTTTCCTCGACGAGCCGACCACCTACTTAGACCTGGCGACTTCCGTGGACATCTTGGAACTGGTTGAGGACCTGTGCCAACGGCTTGGCCGCACCGTGGTTATGGTGCTGCACGATCTAAATCTTGCGGTGCGTTATTCCGATTATCTAGTGGTCATGAATGAAGGCCAGGTGATGGCCTCCGGTTCGCCTTCGGAGATCATTACTGCAGAGCTACTGCAGCGGGCTTTCGACCTGCGAGCACGGGTGATCGAAGATCCGGAGACTGGCGACCCGCTCATCATCCCTCTCAAGAAATCCAAAAATAACACCGTTGATTAG
- a CDS encoding iron chelate uptake ABC transporter family permease subunit gives MGLNKTSRNRLTATERFPGRPAFRVGPISFVWRPRVLLVCLIAAALIVFLGAFSIGLGDFPISVSRVLEVVFRGDGNRVERLVVLDWRMPRVATAIAVGSALGLSGALTQTVTRNALASPDILGITTGASAMAVTVIVLGGGSGFLSWLSGIGIPLAALLGAILSATAIWALAWRRQADSYRLVLFGIIITALLSSYINFLMIRSELRNATQAQFWLTGSLATAGWNTTIPMVILVIACCPLLAWIGYQALATTLGPDLARALGQRVNGVQVAMLALAVALAAVAVSAAGPIGFVAFVAPQVALRMCGVPTPPLAASALTGAVLLLGADIVTQAILPVELPVGIVTSALGGIFLVYLLVQRTRSTDA, from the coding sequence ATGGGGCTCAACAAGACTTCGCGCAATAGGCTCACCGCTACCGAGCGGTTTCCAGGCCGTCCGGCATTCAGGGTCGGGCCAATCTCCTTCGTTTGGCGCCCACGAGTGCTGCTTGTATGCCTCATTGCCGCGGCCCTTATCGTTTTCTTGGGAGCATTTTCCATTGGACTAGGTGATTTCCCCATCTCCGTTTCCCGAGTGCTGGAGGTTGTCTTCCGCGGGGATGGAAACCGCGTGGAAAGGCTAGTGGTCCTGGACTGGCGCATGCCCCGTGTAGCAACCGCCATCGCGGTCGGCAGTGCTTTGGGGCTTTCTGGCGCGCTAACTCAGACAGTCACCCGCAACGCACTGGCCAGCCCGGATATCCTTGGTATCACCACGGGCGCCTCAGCCATGGCCGTGACGGTCATCGTCCTCGGCGGTGGCAGCGGATTTCTCAGCTGGCTGTCCGGAATCGGAATCCCTCTGGCCGCACTACTAGGGGCGATACTCAGCGCTACAGCGATCTGGGCACTGGCGTGGCGGCGCCAGGCGGATTCCTACCGACTAGTGCTCTTTGGCATCATCATCACCGCGCTGCTCAGTTCCTACATCAATTTCCTTATGATCCGCTCGGAGCTACGGAATGCTACCCAAGCGCAGTTCTGGCTCACAGGCTCCTTGGCCACAGCGGGCTGGAATACCACCATCCCGATGGTGATTCTGGTGATCGCGTGCTGTCCCCTACTGGCCTGGATCGGCTACCAGGCGCTGGCCACCACTTTGGGACCCGATCTGGCTCGGGCACTCGGCCAGCGGGTCAACGGTGTACAGGTCGCGATGCTGGCGCTGGCCGTGGCCCTAGCTGCGGTAGCAGTCTCCGCCGCCGGCCCCATCGGCTTCGTCGCCTTCGTAGCACCCCAGGTGGCCCTTCGAATGTGCGGCGTACCCACCCCACCGCTTGCGGCTTCGGCGCTCACCGGTGCAGTACTGCTGCTGGGGGCGGACATCGTCACCCAAGCGATTCTGCCGGTGGAACTTCCGGTGGGCATTGTGACCTCCGCCCTAGGTGGCATCTTCCTCGTCTATCTGCTCGTTCAACGCACTAGGAGCACAGACGCATGA
- a CDS encoding phosphopantetheine-binding protein has translation MEPITEDQLRGCVAETMKMEPAEIEVSEELYDQGMNSLQLVTVLTWLQEKGYDVSFADLAEDTRLTAWFELLDS, from the coding sequence ATGGAACCAATCACTGAAGACCAGTTGCGCGGATGTGTAGCCGAGACGATGAAGATGGAGCCAGCGGAGATCGAGGTTTCCGAGGAACTCTATGACCAGGGTATGAACTCTCTGCAGCTAGTTACGGTTCTCACTTGGCTGCAGGAGAAAGGCTACGATGTGAGCTTCGCCGACTTAGCGGAGGATACTCGGCTGACGGCCTGGTTCGAACTGCTGGATAGTTAA
- a CDS encoding isochorismate synthase: protein MAIPPISPYPIPTPSTTLPADCPARSWALEPARAALLVHDMQKYFLAAYDWNKEPLHSALANIARLITTADQLGIPVFYSAQPPQQHPTRRGLLSDMWGQGLQTAEEASIIKELAPGKHHQILTKWRYSAFERTDLYQSLAFARRDQLIITGVYGHMGCKVTAVDAFMKDIQPFVITDGIADFTAQDHQETIDWVAKRCGRSLDTASALKQLEVHDGPPSGEASGPPSFVMSDSDQTLTTCGVKTRYGTVEQAAAALRRAAEAGREDVVVGALPFDPDTAPVLLAPESFQRHAGAPRWKTAPLVPDVVDISQRPSLQEHGRRVSRAVEAIGRGEFQKVVLSREEEYTLASPVEPEALLRGFMETSATGHGHLVATTNGPEEAFFVGSSPELLIRKEGARIVSHPLAGTIARSEDPVTDWARAIELTLSHKDIAEHRFVTTAIRKVLEPLCTQLHVPELPTLTATSHTWHLGTHIEGTLRNPDTSVLELAALLHPTPAVNGAPSAAALDFLRQQEPERGLYGGAIGYADSHGDGEWRVAIRSATVQGSQVSARAGGGIVAESQPDQEIEETNFKLGPVRALLGLAAKGDTEGTAQPPSAHIAPNPEPHLSPLNGSHGPEVLANHMPRTLAQEYHRQGIWTHHTHWDVFQQTVATFPNRPATTDGHRSLSWHELDNSVETAAHYLHQAGVRRGDGCILQLPNSVVFLETLLALWKLGAIPIFALPDLGSTEVRHFASHAPARFYISTSRPDRHLAGVHATLQEPLDDGRTVRAILIDETAESPWATESTGHSEAANEESPAPPTADVEADELAFLQLSGGTTGLPKLIPRTHADYLYSIRCALQACDLETESCLLVALPAAHNFTLSSPGILGALLRGAHIVFAKSPMPSDLLPAIDRHGATHLALVPPAVLGILHAPARDRHDLRTLRTLWVGGAKLSAEVARRIRPELDCQLQQVFGMAEGLVNFTPLNASTEEIINTQGRPMSSHDEICIVDDAMLPLPEGHPGHLLTRGPYTIRGYHRAEEINSRAFTEDGFYITGDIVTVDDSALTVVGRAKDQINRGGEKVAPEAVENALLSHPDIHDVSVVGTPDDNLGEAITAYVILRDGVDDLTPLAVRKHARAAGIARFAVPDHVHIVEEFPTTGVGKVNKRIQQNNADSTAERKIEVAN from the coding sequence ATGGCGATTCCACCCATTTCGCCCTATCCCATCCCCACTCCATCCACCACACTGCCCGCCGATTGTCCGGCGAGATCCTGGGCCCTGGAGCCCGCACGCGCAGCACTGCTGGTGCACGACATGCAGAAGTACTTCCTAGCTGCCTATGACTGGAACAAAGAACCGCTACACTCGGCGCTCGCCAACATCGCGCGCCTCATCACCACGGCGGATCAGCTGGGTATTCCTGTGTTCTATTCCGCCCAGCCGCCGCAACAGCACCCCACCCGACGAGGGCTCTTAAGCGATATGTGGGGACAAGGTTTACAAACAGCCGAGGAAGCGTCGATCATCAAAGAGTTGGCGCCAGGCAAGCATCACCAGATACTCACGAAGTGGCGCTATTCCGCATTCGAGCGCACGGACCTTTACCAGTCGCTGGCTTTCGCTCGGCGGGATCAGCTAATTATCACCGGGGTATATGGCCACATGGGCTGCAAGGTCACCGCGGTGGATGCGTTTATGAAGGACATTCAGCCGTTTGTGATCACGGACGGAATTGCGGATTTCACGGCACAGGACCACCAGGAAACGATTGATTGGGTAGCCAAGCGCTGTGGAAGAAGCCTGGATACGGCCAGCGCGCTGAAACAGCTGGAGGTGCACGATGGTCCGCCCAGTGGGGAGGCTAGTGGCCCACCCAGCTTTGTCATGAGCGACAGCGACCAGACTCTGACAACCTGCGGCGTCAAAACTCGTTATGGCACGGTAGAGCAAGCCGCCGCAGCACTTCGTAGGGCGGCGGAGGCAGGACGGGAAGACGTCGTGGTGGGAGCGCTGCCCTTCGATCCAGACACAGCACCGGTATTGCTGGCCCCCGAGAGCTTTCAGCGGCACGCGGGAGCTCCGCGTTGGAAGACGGCTCCATTGGTTCCCGACGTGGTGGACATCTCACAACGCCCCAGCCTGCAAGAGCATGGCCGGCGGGTTAGCCGTGCCGTGGAGGCGATTGGGCGTGGCGAGTTTCAAAAGGTGGTGCTTTCCCGCGAGGAGGAGTACACGCTGGCTAGCCCTGTGGAGCCGGAAGCCCTGCTACGAGGGTTCATGGAAACCTCCGCCACGGGGCACGGGCACCTGGTAGCTACGACTAACGGCCCCGAAGAAGCTTTCTTCGTGGGATCTAGCCCGGAGCTACTGATCCGCAAGGAAGGCGCGCGGATTGTTTCCCACCCGCTGGCCGGAACTATCGCTCGATCGGAGGACCCGGTGACGGACTGGGCGCGGGCAATTGAGCTCACGCTCTCCCACAAAGACATCGCCGAGCACCGCTTCGTGACCACGGCCATCCGGAAGGTTCTTGAACCCCTGTGTACTCAGCTACACGTTCCGGAATTACCCACGCTGACCGCCACGTCGCACACCTGGCACCTAGGAACCCATATCGAAGGCACGTTGCGGAACCCTGATACCTCCGTTCTGGAGTTGGCTGCGTTGCTACACCCCACTCCGGCAGTCAATGGAGCACCGTCCGCTGCTGCGTTGGACTTTTTGCGCCAGCAGGAGCCGGAGCGGGGTCTGTACGGCGGCGCCATCGGATACGCAGATTCCCACGGCGATGGCGAGTGGCGGGTAGCTATCCGAAGTGCCACGGTTCAAGGCTCCCAAGTGTCTGCCCGAGCCGGCGGCGGAATCGTTGCCGAATCCCAGCCAGACCAGGAGATCGAGGAAACCAACTTCAAACTCGGTCCGGTGCGTGCGCTGTTGGGACTGGCCGCAAAGGGAGATACAGAAGGCACCGCGCAGCCCCCGTCAGCACACATAGCGCCCAATCCCGAGCCCCACCTCAGCCCGCTTAACGGAAGCCACGGCCCAGAGGTACTGGCCAACCACATGCCCCGTACCCTCGCGCAGGAATACCACCGCCAGGGAATATGGACCCACCACACCCACTGGGATGTCTTCCAGCAAACGGTTGCCACCTTTCCCAATCGACCCGCCACGACGGACGGCCACCGCAGCCTGTCCTGGCACGAACTAGACAACAGCGTCGAGACCGCCGCCCACTACCTTCACCAAGCCGGAGTACGCCGGGGCGATGGCTGCATCCTGCAGCTTCCCAATAGTGTGGTGTTCCTCGAAACTCTCTTGGCATTATGGAAGCTCGGCGCCATTCCCATCTTCGCCTTGCCTGACCTCGGCTCCACGGAGGTGCGCCACTTCGCCAGCCACGCGCCAGCACGCTTCTACATCAGCACGTCACGCCCCGATCGGCACCTTGCGGGCGTCCACGCCACGCTACAAGAGCCGCTGGACGATGGCCGCACTGTTCGAGCGATCCTCATCGACGAGACCGCCGAATCTCCCTGGGCTACCGAATCAACGGGGCACTCGGAGGCTGCAAACGAAGAGTCACCCGCCCCTCCAACCGCCGATGTAGAAGCAGACGAGCTTGCGTTCCTGCAACTCTCCGGTGGCACGACCGGCCTACCGAAGCTAATCCCGCGAACCCATGCGGATTATCTCTATTCGATCCGTTGTGCGTTGCAAGCCTGTGACTTGGAGACGGAATCTTGCCTGCTCGTCGCTTTGCCCGCGGCGCATAACTTCACTCTCAGCTCGCCGGGAATTCTGGGTGCGCTGCTGCGCGGAGCGCACATCGTTTTCGCCAAATCACCGATGCCCAGCGATCTGCTGCCTGCCATTGACCGCCACGGTGCGACTCACCTCGCCCTGGTACCTCCGGCGGTACTGGGCATTCTCCATGCACCGGCCCGCGATCGCCACGACCTACGCACTCTGCGCACGCTATGGGTGGGTGGGGCGAAGCTATCTGCCGAGGTGGCCCGCCGCATCCGGCCGGAACTCGACTGTCAACTGCAACAGGTTTTCGGCATGGCTGAGGGACTCGTAAACTTCACACCGTTAAACGCCTCGACCGAGGAAATAATCAATACACAGGGTCGCCCCATGAGCAGCCACGATGAGATTTGCATTGTTGATGACGCCATGCTCCCCCTCCCCGAAGGCCACCCCGGACACCTACTCACCCGCGGGCCGTACACGATCCGGGGCTATCACCGTGCTGAAGAGATCAACTCTAGGGCATTCACCGAAGATGGCTTTTACATTACTGGCGACATCGTCACCGTCGACGATAGTGCTCTGACGGTTGTCGGCCGGGCAAAGGATCAGATCAACCGCGGTGGGGAAAAGGTGGCTCCGGAAGCAGTCGAAAACGCGTTGCTCAGCCATCCGGATATCCACGATGTTTCGGTGGTTGGCACTCCGGACGACAATCTGGGCGAAGCCATCACGGCCTATGTGATCCTGAGGGATGGGGTGGATGATCTAACGCCACTTGCTGTCCGGAAGCATGCTCGGGCTGCCGGTATCGCGCGGTTCGCAGTACCGGACCACGTGCACATCGTGGAGGAGTTCCCCACCACCGGGGTGGGCAAAGTGAATAAACGAATCCAACAGAACAACGCAGATAGCACGGCCGAACGGAAGATTGAGGTAGCGAACTAA
- a CDS encoding 2,3-dihydro-2,3-dihydroxybenzoate dehydrogenase — MDFNIPPHLATRQPTESPPEQAQLQQTVIVTGAAGGIGRECVRLLRQNDHTVIGWDLPEVDITSSNPTDPRSVESHLSKALAAHGHIDALIHCAGTLIPDSALTGPTAVDTVDTVSGIGTDPDETGAWENNFAVNVTGLARTCSAIAQHMVDRGTGAIVAVTSNAAAQPRARMASYGASKAAATAWLKTLALECAPHGVRCNSVSPGSTDTAMLRTSWHGEDRAAQTLAGVPEDYRLGIPLQRIAQPEDIAAACLFLISPAACHITMHDLRVDGGATLDA; from the coding sequence ATGGATTTCAACATTCCTCCGCACCTAGCCACACGGCAGCCAACCGAGTCGCCGCCGGAGCAAGCGCAACTACAACAAACGGTGATCGTGACAGGTGCTGCTGGAGGCATCGGCCGCGAGTGTGTGCGCCTGCTACGACAGAACGATCACACCGTGATCGGCTGGGATCTACCGGAAGTAGACATCACCTCTTCAAACCCGACTGACCCACGCAGCGTGGAAAGCCACCTGTCGAAAGCACTGGCAGCTCACGGGCACATTGATGCACTCATCCACTGCGCGGGAACCTTAATCCCAGATAGCGCACTGACGGGCCCCACGGCAGTTGACACAGTTGACACAGTCTCGGGTATCGGTACGGACCCCGACGAGACCGGAGCCTGGGAAAACAACTTCGCTGTCAACGTCACCGGCTTAGCCCGCACATGCTCCGCAATCGCCCAGCACATGGTGGATCGCGGCACTGGAGCAATTGTGGCAGTGACTTCCAATGCAGCAGCACAGCCCCGGGCACGCATGGCCTCCTATGGAGCTTCCAAAGCGGCAGCGACTGCCTGGTTGAAAACTCTGGCGCTAGAGTGCGCCCCACACGGGGTGCGCTGCAACAGCGTATCCCCTGGTTCCACAGACACCGCGATGCTACGCACCAGCTGGCACGGCGAGGATCGAGCCGCGCAGACCCTTGCCGGTGTACCGGAGGACTACCGGTTAGGCATCCCCTTACAACGCATCGCGCAGCCAGAAGATATCGCGGCAGCATGCCTCTTTCTTATCTCCCCTGCAGCCTGCCACATCACCATGCACGACCTCCGTGTTGATGGTGGCGCCACCCTAGATGCCTAG
- a CDS encoding IS30 family transposase has protein sequence MQVLAYVDGRVSVPVEVLPQAAVEKVIDRRYLSLVERERIADRVNRNLSVRAIARELGRDPGTISREISRNSGDDGIYRPYEAHRKSTLRRFRPKVSKIAANPRLKQQVWQWLRMEFSPEQVAGRLRREFPGDETMHVSHETIYQELYCQARGELKKVVAHALRTGRTRRKPRGQRVARSRFIDPMIMIADRPAVVEDRAVPGHWEGDLIIGAGGRSAIGTLVERTTRYVMLLHLPDGHGAVAVRDALVEAIMTLPQHLRGSLTWDQGSEMAGHRSFSIATDCPVYFCDPGSPWQRGTNENTNGLLRQYFPKGADLSVYGREELELVAHRLNCRPRKTLGFATPAERMAELLGLAES, from the coding sequence ATGCAGGTTCTTGCGTATGTTGATGGCCGGGTCAGTGTTCCGGTGGAGGTGTTGCCGCAGGCTGCGGTGGAGAAGGTGATTGACCGGCGGTACTTGTCGTTGGTGGAGCGGGAGCGCATCGCGGATCGGGTGAATCGGAATTTATCGGTTCGGGCGATTGCGCGTGAGCTTGGGCGTGATCCGGGGACGATTTCGCGCGAGATTAGTCGCAATAGTGGTGATGATGGCATTTATCGCCCGTATGAGGCGCACCGGAAGTCAACGCTTCGGAGGTTTCGGCCGAAGGTGTCGAAGATTGCGGCGAATCCGCGGTTGAAACAGCAGGTGTGGCAGTGGTTGCGGATGGAGTTTTCCCCTGAGCAGGTGGCTGGCCGGTTGCGCAGGGAATTCCCTGGCGATGAGACTATGCATGTGAGTCATGAAACGATCTATCAAGAGCTGTATTGCCAGGCCAGAGGCGAGTTGAAGAAGGTGGTGGCCCATGCCCTTCGTACGGGGCGGACGCGGCGTAAACCGCGTGGTCAGCGTGTTGCGAGGAGTCGGTTTATTGATCCGATGATCATGATTGCCGATCGTCCTGCTGTTGTTGAGGATCGGGCTGTGCCGGGGCATTGGGAGGGTGATCTGATTATCGGTGCAGGTGGAAGGTCTGCGATTGGGACGTTGGTGGAGCGGACGACGCGGTATGTGATGTTGCTGCATTTGCCGGATGGGCATGGTGCGGTGGCGGTGCGTGATGCGCTGGTGGAGGCGATTATGACGTTGCCGCAGCATCTTCGGGGGTCGTTGACCTGGGATCAGGGTTCAGAGATGGCTGGTCATAGGTCGTTTAGCATTGCGACGGATTGTCCGGTGTATTTCTGTGATCCGGGGTCGCCGTGGCAGCGGGGGACGAATGAGAACACTAATGGGTTGTTGCGTCAGTATTTTCCGAAAGGTGCGGATTTGAGTGTTTATGGGCGGGAGGAGTTGGAGCTTGTTGCTCATCGGTTGAATTGTCGGCCGCGTAAGACGTTGGGTTTTGCTACTCCTGCGGAGCGGATGGCGGAGCTGTTAGGTTTAGCTGAAAGCTAG
- a CDS encoding iron ABC transporter permease gives MSVRTSRLLGLGVLLLLVVSGTICSFLYGARSIPAEDVWAALRDLPATSSSPEEVPVNQRVVAELRLPRTILAIIVGAALGVAGALIQGHTRNPLADPGILGISSGAALSVVASYALLGISAPWATAVVAFLGAIAATALVFGLASAGRATVNPLTLVLGGAALSAVLSAITSAFVLTSENNLDRMRFWTVGSLAGRDMNIALSVLPFVVLGLILAFATGPQLNILNLGDDVAAGLGINTAAARLGGMGIIALLAGAATAAAGPLGFIGLVVPHIVRALTGPDYKWILPYSALAGAALLLYADVVGRLIARPGELQVGIVLAFVGAPFFIVLIYRKKVATL, from the coding sequence ATGAGTGTGCGCACCAGCCGCCTACTGGGTCTGGGGGTACTACTCCTACTGGTCGTCAGTGGCACGATCTGCAGTTTCCTGTACGGCGCCCGTTCCATCCCCGCAGAGGACGTGTGGGCTGCACTTCGGGATCTCCCGGCTACCAGTAGCTCCCCGGAGGAGGTTCCAGTCAACCAACGCGTGGTCGCCGAGCTGCGCCTGCCACGCACCATATTGGCCATTATCGTGGGCGCGGCACTAGGCGTAGCCGGCGCCCTAATCCAGGGACATACCCGCAATCCCCTGGCGGATCCGGGGATACTGGGAATCAGTTCCGGCGCGGCACTGAGCGTGGTGGCCAGCTACGCCCTGTTGGGCATCAGCGCGCCTTGGGCGACTGCGGTGGTTGCCTTCCTTGGTGCAATCGCGGCGACGGCGCTGGTCTTCGGCCTAGCTTCCGCGGGCAGAGCCACGGTAAATCCCCTGACCCTCGTGCTGGGCGGAGCCGCGCTGTCGGCAGTGCTAAGTGCCATCACGAGCGCCTTCGTTCTCACAAGTGAAAACAACCTGGATAGGATGCGCTTCTGGACCGTCGGTTCCCTAGCGGGCCGGGATATGAACATCGCGCTCAGCGTCTTGCCGTTTGTGGTTCTGGGGTTGATCCTGGCCTTTGCCACGGGCCCGCAGCTGAACATCCTAAATCTGGGCGACGACGTGGCTGCTGGCTTAGGTATCAACACTGCGGCCGCGCGACTAGGTGGCATGGGCATCATCGCACTGCTGGCAGGTGCAGCCACTGCCGCTGCAGGACCGCTGGGCTTCATCGGCCTGGTGGTACCCCATATCGTCCGAGCCCTCACCGGCCCGGATTACAAGTGGATTCTGCCGTACTCCGCGCTAGCCGGTGCAGCACTACTTCTTTACGCGGACGTGGTGGGGCGCCTCATCGCCCGGCCCGGCGAGCTCCAGGTGGGCATTGTACTGGCGTTCGTGGGTGCACCGTTCTTCATCGTCTTGATTTACCGAAAGAAGGTGGCGACGCTCTGA
- a CDS encoding SidA/IucD/PvdA family monooxygenase, whose protein sequence is MAIIGAGPKALAVQAKLHALRSLGVPTPEVTVLDPHGIGGNWKPCGGWTDGRQLLGTSPDKDLGFPYRTRIAGELNEAVDRSMLGLSWVRFLTESDRYASWIDRGHPNPPHYLWASYLEWAAQKMGMRVVPATVRLLDVTTESSATSPTGTATGTASQPCRWRLTAEDTRGAEFTLEADSVLVTGPGRSNGKISDVPGVLSVAEFWDLKARGSLPEVPRVVVVGTGESAASVLDQLIHLNIEEALAVSPLATMFSRGESQFENELYTDPRKWVTLSEAARRDFIRRTDRGVLSVRVQQVLDSDDRVAHRRGVVRRVELASSPDADFRLRVHIDDEVCGSYTELCDLVIDARGGRPLWFCDVMTPQVRLLLERALGNQSDAALSSVPAWEASIGADLAVEGLVPHLFVPALAAMRQGPGFANLSCLGELSDRVVAGLGVGDGLGDNAADVQAGMRAGVQAGVRAEVRS, encoded by the coding sequence TTGGCGATCATCGGAGCGGGGCCAAAAGCGCTAGCCGTTCAGGCGAAACTCCACGCTCTGCGCAGCCTGGGCGTTCCAACCCCGGAAGTAACCGTGCTGGATCCGCACGGCATTGGCGGTAATTGGAAGCCTTGCGGTGGGTGGACGGACGGGCGGCAGTTGCTGGGAACCTCGCCCGATAAAGATCTGGGATTTCCCTACCGCACGCGCATCGCGGGCGAGCTCAACGAGGCCGTGGACCGGAGCATGCTGGGGCTTAGCTGGGTGCGCTTCCTTACGGAGTCGGATCGTTATGCCTCTTGGATCGACCGTGGCCACCCCAACCCACCGCACTACCTGTGGGCTAGCTACCTGGAGTGGGCGGCGCAAAAGATGGGAATGCGGGTGGTTCCAGCAACGGTGCGGCTACTCGACGTGACCACTGAAAGTAGTGCCACTAGCCCTACGGGCACGGCCACCGGCACTGCCTCCCAGCCCTGCCGGTGGCGCCTCACTGCCGAGGACACACGTGGCGCCGAGTTCACTCTGGAGGCCGATAGTGTGCTCGTTACCGGCCCTGGCCGTAGCAACGGCAAAATTTCGGATGTTCCGGGTGTGCTCTCTGTGGCAGAATTTTGGGATCTCAAGGCGCGTGGAAGCCTCCCCGAGGTCCCTCGTGTTGTGGTGGTCGGTACTGGGGAATCTGCAGCTTCCGTGTTGGACCAGCTAATTCACCTCAATATTGAGGAAGCTCTGGCCGTATCGCCCCTGGCCACGATGTTCAGTCGTGGGGAGAGTCAATTCGAAAACGAGTTGTATACAGATCCGCGCAAATGGGTGACACTCAGCGAAGCAGCGCGTAGAGACTTCATCCGCAGAACCGACCGTGGGGTGCTTTCTGTGCGGGTGCAGCAGGTGTTAGATTCCGATGATCGCGTGGCACATCGCCGTGGCGTTGTCCGCCGTGTGGAGCTGGCGAGCTCGCCGGACGCTGATTTTCGACTGCGGGTGCATATTGATGATGAAGTGTGTGGCTCCTACACCGAGCTGTGCGATCTCGTCATTGACGCTCGCGGTGGTAGGCCCTTGTGGTTCTGTGATGTGATGACGCCACAGGTGCGCCTCCTCCTGGAGCGCGCACTAGGCAACCAGTCCGATGCAGCGCTGAGCTCCGTTCCGGCCTGGGAGGCCAGTATTGGGGCAGATCTGGCAGTGGAGGGATTGGTTCCGCACCTGTTTGTTCCGGCACTGGCAGCTATGCGCCAGGGGCCGGGGTTTGCGAACCTGAGCTGCCTGGGCGAGCTTTCCGATCGGGTAGTAGCTGGGCTCGGTGTAGGGGACGGCCTGGGCGATAATGCCGCCGATGTGCAGGCTGGCATGCGGGCTGGGGTGCAGGCTGGGGTTCGGGCGGAGGTGCGTTCATGA
- a CDS encoding GNAT family N-acetyltransferase, translating to MIDNDPQQQPESLLTGSPQPRPEEILARLRHDIPTADFLPSPPPLPQMNPPFSLRPADPDPESSDADLVAEWMSRPHLRETWEQPWPAERWRQDWVAKTHTTYARAAILSYSIPRSPHIRAAKEATRGDASAAPTPSDENDATTPVGYVEIYRPHRDEIGSSYLSQPHDLGAHIAIGKPELTGHGIFSSFLSKLAAALLEQDPQCQLVLGEPDYRNTRTHRALAKASFQDFGERQQRADRRVRLFGLTRPSAGREPQQRLEATP from the coding sequence ATGATTGACAATGACCCCCAGCAACAGCCTGAGTCACTGCTCACAGGAAGCCCCCAACCCCGCCCGGAGGAAATACTGGCCCGGTTGCGCCACGACATCCCGACAGCGGATTTCCTCCCTTCCCCGCCACCGTTACCGCAGATGAACCCTCCCTTTTCCCTACGCCCTGCGGACCCAGATCCCGAATCTTCCGATGCCGATCTGGTGGCCGAGTGGATGTCCCGCCCTCACTTGCGCGAGACGTGGGAACAACCCTGGCCAGCCGAACGCTGGCGCCAGGACTGGGTCGCAAAAACTCACACCACCTACGCTCGCGCCGCAATACTGTCCTATTCGATACCCCGCTCCCCCCACATCCGGGCTGCAAAGGAAGCCACGAGGGGCGATGCCTCCGCAGCTCCTACACCGTCTGACGAGAATGACGCCACAACCCCGGTGGGGTACGTGGAAATCTATCGTCCGCACCGGGACGAGATTGGCAGCAGCTATCTCTCTCAACCCCACGACCTGGGAGCCCATATCGCAATCGGCAAGCCAGAACTGACTGGCCATGGGATCTTCTCTTCTTTTCTGAGCAAGCTGGCCGCAGCACTGCTAGAGCAAGACCCGCAGTGCCAGCTGGTGCTTGGCGAGCCGGACTATCGCAACACCCGCACGCACCGGGCGCTGGCCAAGGCCAGTTTCCAAGATTTCGGCGAGCGACAGCAGCGGGCAGACCGGCGCGTACGGTTGTTCGGCTTAACACGGCCTAGCGCAGGGCGTGAGCCGCAACAGCGATTGGAGGCCACGCCATGA